In Pyrus communis chromosome 1, drPyrComm1.1, whole genome shotgun sequence, the following are encoded in one genomic region:
- the LOC137730493 gene encoding histone-lysine N-methyltransferase ASHH2 isoform X2: protein MACGNSVLVEGLLPEPVTEQQMGSEILVQSVSEQPSCSEPLLDSDVDHASVPDGALGLSRNDNAGFVSSGEVTESCKVDIDGLVGESENANDLDLRSRLSREWRLNRCCSTESQSNVDGSNRETDGTCLKEGGPELEDVSAASVGDCEIPLEVICQTGSSGDGVPQDEQRDDKSVSGLYSKEVMEVTEEKGDISLEIKNDNREPVSPLQGGEIPSELAEMEACSSPHTEEKGFNILAGPSLEAAYEESVVSGGIEADLCSKTSPVRDVGMHSEVSYACGLVTNCDNKNEQMDDNGVNGPSSLSPEGTAEVVEMKSNVDTCTQIFPSQGLERALEDLHILDLPSSCAQQNDQSSDKIADGSLVERSMDILEKNSDSMTDLEAVILTQMSPVKVNVYYSKEGSSEIASNCNIENSVSMQSCQTLGVANNSVNGLCTDMVVDMKSNINQIWPPKGCQRTFEGSDVSDSLRVCTQENGQRNDKVIDFASAERVSDILEQKSDATTDTKVEIGTQISVMEEKVSNLKEGSGGLSPNDVHEKSVSLKLFQCFDIVKNGSSESVDVPDNDSPGNIDSSISLDCSGEKYQEGIDNVKVDCVSKTKFPDIVALSSRRSGRSRKTNTKRAPRKGRSTSKELQPLGSLETVFKAAGRKRSCLSKPARSSIWGLLGSVTQSFEESNRLELSQGKSQVSQKRRSGQRSGQRNQSGAGGNSQRSRGKGNASTNHVRLKVKVGKEFCNSSLYITVPEVVDTSASANSVEKGDGNEGNWRKETTVGKDRTYLNAPVLHVDLANKDLESVVLTENSADDVIDNYRGVSSHTVAVSSGGSFGTSFTDPGTSPDSEIINIVPDADVEARQQEDSHGDVLTSDKVLAASGDFISTKRGNEKRKVPHAKNCVWEGGKLCPASLNKEMQSEQDGCRQNLDFSFSEMHISSTCANALSNSSSDKESSLEALRLSGETDHGISGDVLKVEVGADNLDVGLGLSKSQSSKSKGLKPPKGRSRACGSASKKGNAHRLTENQKKSANKKKVMEKADGEQVSCKVANLPESGVPNSDMVPVDIDKQYLPPRNAWVLCDDCHKWRHIPAELADIIDEQKCTWICKDNKDEAFADCSIPQEKSNSEINAELDISDASGDEDASVTRSKYKELECRRPTVSQQNVASIKINQFHHRSRKTQNIDEIMVCHCKPPSDGQLGCGDDCLNRILNIECVRGACPCRDLCSNQQFQKRRYAKLEKFRSGKKGFGLRLLEDICKGQFLIEYVGEVLDTNSYEARQKEYAVKGHRHFYFMTLNGSEVIDACAKGNLGRFINHSCEPNCRTEKWMVNGEICIGLFALRDIKKGEEVTFDYNYVRVFGAAAKKCHCGSSQCRGYIGGDPLDTEVIVQDDSDEEYMEPVMIPEDGVSEDRSDNTLPANKVIDNTTVSIGELEFTTQREESLNQSDSLVSHIHDSLELNHSRQKPSSVQPVEAFQQREDVTSVPIPAIEQEILGEKETTEKSSNSSETLETTPIKVLGKSLSDGTDSNRKSKSGTIEVGQVPSKVCSNVKTSKSTSFVKKSKVKITPSGNKIQVAATKSHVLSIKPKRLTEGSVEEKLNELLDGDGGINKRKDSTKGYLKLLILTAVSGDSGSGEVIQSNRDLSMILDALLKTKSRVVLIDVINKNGLRMLHNIMKKYREDFKKIPILRKLLKVLEYLAMRQILTSEHITGGPPCAGMESFMESMLSLTEHEDRQVHQIARNFRDKWIPRPFRRHSYIDRVDSKMEFNRGSNSNRLSPSHDDWRDQGGRSTEAIDSSKQSMVSTTSVSTGFQEVSSAPCTGGCPTSETKVRKRKSRWDQPADPDSSLLQNKEQKSESGLHRQLAPSPLPGIGEISLHIQRVSGEDGTCSSSVHGNCQKNDGTEMNLDDLPPGFDAPAISSFASSSFCPLKCPAAPVIGHPQEKFVSRLPISYGIPLCVMQQYGTPHLAPGIPFLPFPPLPSVPRHKKGPSPSHPINHVAVSQPAEGQHDRCVPAISHSNDSIPSTTGANQAEFNIPCVNNQCASKRPREFSNDLGRRYFKQQKYWNHNNDNNINTKFGPPSFGDRNGWGCNGNNSQGGANSSIGVGNVANEHTSSFYAEDLSHRVERAGNNASQHSHHH from the exons ATGGCTTGTGGAAATTCGGTTTTGGTCGAGGGTCTTTTGCCTGAGCCTGTCACCGAGCAGCAGATGGGCTCGGAGATCTTGGTGCAATCTGTTTCTGAGCAGCCATCCTGCTCGGAGCCTTTACTTGATTCTGATGTTGACCATGCCAGTGTGCCAGATGGGGCTCTGGGATTGTCTAGGAATGATAATGCTGGTTTTGTGAGCTCTGGTGAGGTTACAGAGTCATGCAAGGTTGATATAGATGGTTTGGTTGGTGAGAGTGAGAATGCCAATGATTTGGATCTGCGAAGTAGGTTGAGCAGAGAGTGGAGGCTCAATAGGTGTTGCTCGACTGAGAGTCAGAGTAATGTTGATGGTTCCAATAGGGAAACTGATGggacatgcttgaaggaaggtgGGCCTGAACTTGAGGATGTATCTGCAGCTTCAGTTGGGGACTGTGAAATCCCCTTGGAAGTCATATGTCAGACTGGTTCATCAGGAGACGGTGTCCCACAGGATGAGCAGAGAGATGATAAGAGTGTTAGTGGTCTTTATTCTAAAGAGGTTATGGAAGTTACGGAAGAGAAAGGTGACATTTCTCTTGAGATAAAGAATGATAATCGTGAACCAGTATCTCCTTTGCAGGGTGGTGAAATTCCTTCAGAACTAGCAGAGATGGAAGCTTGCAGTAGTCCCCATACAGAAGAAAAGGGTTTCAACATCTTAGCGGGTCCCTCTTTGGAAGCTGCATATGAGGAGAGTGTTGTTTCTGGTGGGATAGAAGCTGATTTGTGCAGCAAGACATCACCTGTACGGGATGTTGGGATGCATTCAGAAGTATCATACGCATGTGGTTTGGTGACTAATTGTGACAATAAGAATGAACAGATGGATGATAATGGTGTTAATGGTCCGAGCAGCCTCTCTCCTGAAGGGACTGCAGAGGTTGTTGAGATGAAAAGTAATGTTGATACATGCACTCAAATATTTCCTTCGCAAGGTTTGGAGAGAGCCTTGGAAGATTTACATATACTTGATTTACCGAGTAGTTGTGCCCAACAGAATGATCAGAGTAGTGATAAAATTGCTGACGGTTCCTTGGTAGAGAGGTCTATGGATATTCTGGAAAAAAACAGTGATTCTATGACAGATTTAGAGGCTGTCATTCTCACCCAGATGTCTCCTGTAAAAGTTAATGTCTACTATTCTAAGGAAGGTTCCTCCGAAATAGCTTCCAACTGCAATATTGAGAACTCTGTTTCTATGCAGTCATGTCAAACCTTAGGGGTTGCCAATAACAGCGTCAATGGGCTCTGTACTGATATGGTTGTTGATATGAAAAGCAATATTAATCAAATATGGCCTCCAAAGGGTTGCCAGAGGACCTTTGAAGGTTCAGATGTGTCAGATTCGCTGAGGGTTTGCACCCAAGAGAATGGTCAGAGGAACGATAAGGTTATTGATTTTGCGTCTGCTGAAAGGGTATCAGACATTTTGGAACAGAAAAGTGATGCTACAACCGACACGAAGGTTGAAATTGGCACCCAGATATCAGTAATGGAGGAAAAAGTTTCCAATCTGAAGGAAGGTTCTGGTGGACTATCCCCCAACGATGTTCATGAGAAGTCCGTTTCTTTGAAACTGTTTCAATGTTTTGATATTGTCAAAAATGGCTCTTCTGAGAGCGTGGATGTGCCAGATAATGATTCCCCTGGTAATATTGATTCTAGCATTTCATTGGACTGTTCTGGGGAGAAATATCAAGAAGGAATTGATAATGTCAAAGTTGATTGTGTTTCTAAAACCAAATTTCCTGACATTGTAGCATTGTCTTCTCGAAGGAGTGGCCGAAGCCGCAAGACTAACACGAAAAGGGCTCCAAGGAAAGGCAGAAGCACATCTAAAGAGTTGCAACCACTTGGAAGCCTTGAAACTGTCTTCAAGGCTGCTGGAAGGAAGAGAAGCTGCCTTTCCAAACCAGCTCGTTCTTCTATATGGGGATTATTAGGGAGTGTAACACAATCTTTTGAAGAGAGTAACAGGCTTGAGCTCAGTCAAGGTAAGAGTCAAGTATCGCAGAAACGAAGGAGTGGACAAAGAAGTGGACAACGGAATCAGAGTGGTGCTGGTGGAAATTCACAAAGGTCAAGGGGCAAGGGCAATGCTTCAACTAACcatgttcgtttgaaggttAAAGTGGGGAAAGAATTTTGTAATAGTTCTCTCTACATCACAGTACCTGAGGTTGTTGATACCTCTGCATCTGCAAATTCTGTTGAAAAAGGGGATGGAAATGAGGGCAATTGGAGAAAAGAAACGACTGTTGGGAAGGATAGAACTTATCTGAATGCTCCTGTTCTGCATGTTGATCTGGCTAATAAGGACTTGGAGAGTGTTGTTCTCACAGAGAATTCAGCCGACGATGTGATTGATAACTATCGTGGGGTTTCATCTCATACAGTTGCTGTATCTTCAGGAGGATCATTTGGGACTAGCTTTACAGATCCTGGAACTTCACCTGATTCTGAAATTATCAATATCGTTCCAGATGCAGATGTTGAGGCAAGACAGCAAGAAGATTCTCATGGTGATGTTTTAACTTCTGACAAGGTTTTGGCTGCTTCTGGAGACTTTATTAGCACTAAGAGAGGGAATGAGAAGCGTAAAGTCCCTCATGCAAAAAATTGTGTTTGGGAAGGTGGTAAACTGTGTCCAGCAAGCTTGAATAAAGAAATGCAATCAGAACAAGATGGATGCAGGCAAAATCTGGATTTTTCTTTTAGTGAGATGCACATTTCATCCACCTGTGCAAATGCTTTGAGCAACTCATCAAGTGACAAGGAATCATCTTTGGAGGCACTGCGCTTGTCAGGAGAAACTGACCATGGAATTTCTGGAGATGTTCTTAAGGTGGAAGTGGGTGCAGACAATCTTGACGTGGGCTTAGGATTATCAAAATCACAATCCTCAAAATCTAAGGGACTGAAGCCTCCCAAGGGCAGGTCCAGAGCCTGTGGCTCAGCGAGCAAGAAGGGTAATGCTCATAGACTGACGGAAAACCAGAAAAAGTCTGCTAACAAGAAGAAAGTCATGGAAAAGGCTGATGGTGAACAGGTTTCATGCAAAGTGGCAAATCTCCCAGAATCAG GCGTTCCTAACTCGGACATGGTACCTGTTGACATAGATAAGCAGTATTTACCACCGCGTAATGCTTGGGTGCTCTGTGATGATTGTCATAAATGGAGGCATATACCAGCTGAACTTGCAGATATTATAGACGAACAAAAGTGCACATG GATCTGTAAAGATAACAAGGATGAAGCCTTTGCTGATTGCTCAATCCCTCAAGAGAAGTCAAATTCAGAGATTAATGCAGAGTTGGATATATCAGATGCCTCAGGTGATGAAGATGCATCTGTCACCCGATCAAAGTACAAAGAATTGGAATGTCGGCGTCCAACGG TTTCCCAACAGAATGTTGCAAGCATAAAAATTAATCAGTTCCATCACCGTAGCCGTAAAACTCAGAATATTGATGAG ATAATGGTTTGCCATTGCAAACCGCCTTCAGATGGGCAGTTGGGTTGTGGAGATGATTGCCTGAATCGAATTCTTAATATTGAATGTGTTCGAGGAGCCTGTCCATGTAGAGACCTCTGTTCAAATCAGcag TTCCAAAAACGCCGATACGCCAAACTAGAAAAGTTTCGAAGTGGAAAGAAGGGTTTTGGCCTCAGGTTGCTTGAGGATATATGTAAAGGGCAATTTCTTATTGAATATGTTGGAGAG GTGCTTGATACAAATTCTTACGAGGCACGACAAAAAGAGTATGCTGTGAAGGGTCACCGACATTTCTACTTCATGACATTGAATGGCAGTGAG GTAAtagatgcatgtgcaaagggAAATTTGGGGCGTTTCATTAACCATAGTTGTGAGCCTAATTGTCGCACAGAAAAG TGGATGGTGAATGGAGAGATTTGTATAGGACTATTTGCATTGAGAGATATAAAGAAG GGTGAAGAGGTTACATTTGACTACAACTATGTAAGGGTTTTCGGAGCTGCTGCCAAAAAATGTCACTGTGGTTCATCTCAATGTCGGGGTTACATAGGTGGTGATCCTCTTGATACCGAAGTCATTGTTCAAGATGATTCAGATGAAGAATATATGGAGCCCGTGATGATCCCAGAAGATGGTGTATCTGAAGATAGGTCTGACAATACGTTGCCTGCAAATAAAGTAATTGATAATACAACAGTTTCTATTGGGGAATTGGAGTTTACCACACAAAGAGAGGAGTCCTTGAATCAATCTGATTCACTTGTTTCTCACATACACGATTCATTGGAATTGAATCACTCAAGACAGAAACCATCTTCTGTCCAACCAGTTGAAGCTTtccaacaaagagaagatgtaACTAGTGTACCCATACCTGCTATTGAGCAGGAAATTTTGGGGGAAAAGGAGACTACAGAAAAATCCTCAAACTCCTCTGAAACACTAGAGACTACTCCAATAAAAGTGCTTGGCAAATCGTTATCTGATGGCACTGACAGTAACAGGAAGTCCAAGTCTGGTACAATTGAAGTTGGACAGGTTCCTTCCAAAGTGTGTTCTAATGTGAAAACTTCCAAATCAACCAGTTTTGTGAAGAAAAGCAAAGTGAAGATTACCCCAAGTGGTAACAAAATTCAAGTGGCAGCCACCAAATCTCACGTGCTATCTATCAAACCCAAACGATTAACAGAAGGTTCAG TTGAGGAGAAGCTTAACGAGCTGTTGGATGGCGACGGAGGGATAAATAAACGGAAA GATTCCACTAAGGGCTACTTGAAGCTTCTGATCCTTACTGCTGTATCTGGTGACAGTGGCAGTGGTGAAGTAATTCAGAG CAATCGAGATCTTTCTATGATCCTTGATGCGCTTTTGAAAACAAAGTCACGGGTGGTTTTGATTGatgtaataaataaaaacg gttTGAGAATGCTACACAACATAATGAAAAAATACAGAGAAGACTTCAAAAAGATACCAATCCTTCGGAAGCTTCTGAAG GTCCTAGAGTATTTAGCTATGAGGCAGATACTTACATCAGAGCATATTACTGGAGGTCCTCCCTGCGCTGGAATGGAGAG CTTTATGGAGTCAATGCTGTCACTGACAGAACACGAAGACAGACAG GTCCACCAAATAGCACGGAATTTTCGAGACAAGTGGATTCCTAGACCTTTCAGAAGACATAGCTACATAGACAGGGTTGATAGCAAGATGGAATTTAACAGAGGTTCAAACTCCAACAGACTTTCCCCATCACATGATGATTGGCGTGATCAAGGTGGAAGGTCTACTGAAGCTATAGATAGTTCCAAACAATCAATGGTTTCAACAACTTCTGTGAGTACTGGCTTCCAGGAGGTCTCTTCTGCACCTTGTACGGGTGGTTGCCCTACCAGTGAGACAAAAGTTCGCAAGCGTAAAAGCCGATGGGATCAACCAGCAGACCCAGATTCAAGTTTACTTCAGAACAAAGAACAGAAGAGCGAGTCTGGATTGCATAGACAGTTAGCACCTAGTCCATTGCCTGGGATAGGTGAAATATCATTGCATATCCAGAGGGTGAgtggagaagatggaacttGTTCCAGCAGTGTGCATGGTAACTGTCAGAAAAATGATGGAACAGAGATGAACCTCGACGATCTTCCTCCTGGGTTTGATGCCCCTGCAATTTCATCTTTTGCTTCGTCATCATTTTGTCCTTTGAAGTGTCCTGCTGCTCCAGTGATAGGGCATCCACAGGAGAAATTTGTTTCTCGCTTACCCATCTCGTACGGAATTCCACTGTGTGTCATGCAGCAATATGGGACACCCCATCTTGCTCCTGGGATaccttttcttcctttcccaCCATTACCCTCGGTGCCCCGTCACAAGAAAGGCCCTTCACCTTCTCATCCCATCAATCATGTGGCAGTTAGTCAGCCTGCAGAAGGACAACATGACAGGTGTGTTCCTGCAATTTCTCACTCTAATGATAGCATTCCTAGCACAACTGGTGCCAATCAGGCAGAGTTTAACATTCCATGCGTAAACAACCAATGTGCATCTAAGCGGCCGAGAGAATTCTCGAATGATTTGGGAAGGAGATACTTCAAGCAGCAGAAGTACTGGAATcataataatgataataatattaatacaaAATTTGGACCCCCATCTTTCGGCGACAGAAACGGGTGGGGGTGCAACGGAAACAACTCCCAGGGTGGAGCGAACAGCAGCATAGGCGTAGGAAATGTAGCAAATGAGCATACAAGTTCATTTTATGCAGAGGATTTAAGCCATAGGGTTGAGAGAGCTGGAAATAATGCCAGTCAGCATTCACACCACCATTGA